In the Kiloniellales bacterium genome, CAGTCGCAATGAACCGATCCTCGAAGCCGCGCGACGTGTCGACAAGGCGCGAACGCGGCAACGATACTTTCGACGTCCAGGACGCGAAGCCGGCACCGTTGAGAAAGATGAGGTCGGCGCCTTGGATCGTGCTGATGTCCGAAATGCTGGGACGCCAAAAGGACGGATCGACTCCGTCGGGCACGGGAAAGATCACGTCGATCTCACTCCCTCCCAAACGCTCTGCGAAATAGCTGAGCGCGTAGTTCACGGTCACCACGGTAGGCCGGTCCTGCGCCAGAGCAGGAGCGTTTGCAGCCAGGAGGAACGCGGCCAAGGCGCCGAGCAGACGATGCGCAATCGGTTGTAGGGTCAGCTCTGACATTTTCTAGCGATGTCTTCGGGTGTCAGGATCCAGTAGTCGTCATGGTCCCCGGTATCGACTTCGATCAGGAGCCCGCTTGTTGCATCAAGCTCCGCAAGCGGGACGCTCAACTTCCCGTCCACGCCCAGTTCGAGGTTCAGCAGAAGCGTGTTCTCTCCATCCAGGATACGCACCTCGCCCATCACCGGGACCCGGCCGGTCGAAAACTTGGCCTCGATCAGAACCACGTCGCAATCGGTCGAGGCAAAGACGTTGAGCTGATGTGCGAGCGCCGCTGAGGCCGTGCCCAGGGTGAACGCGGCCGTCGCCGTGAGAATGACGGCACGCCGGTTCACCGACCGGTCCAGGGCTCGAAATGCACCCAGATCACGGCGCCCAGTTCTACTGCCTTGTCCTCGCCATTCTGCGGCAGGGTATAGTCGGCCGTGTTCAGGGCGGCAAAGCCCCACCAGCCCGACGCCGGCGGGGCGTAGGTGAACACACCGTTCCCGTCGGCCTTGACGGTCTGGGTGATCATCAGTTCGTCAGGCGCGGTCGCTCCGGCGGTTTCGTTGTAGAACTCGACCTCCACCTCGGCGTAGGGCACCGGTTTGCCGTCGAGCTTGACGATGCCCTGAAAGACATTGTGCTCCCACAAGCCAAACGGCTTCGACAGCGGCACGATCTCGGTTTTCAGACCAAGCTCGCTGTCCCACCCCTCGTCGTCGCCATAGGCGGTCACGTAGGTCTTGGTGTAGTGAATGATGAATGCGTCCTCGCCCGGCTCCCAGTAGGGCTGCGGCTCCATCGCGAAGACGTAAGTGCCGGGACGCTCCAGCCGATACTCGAGGGTGAAGCCCGGCTCCTCCATGACCGACGCCTTTTCCAACGTGCCGAGGAGATCGGTCGTTTCGCCGCCATGGGTGACCGAGAAGGCGGCCGGACGCTCCAGAACCATCCCGTCCCCTTCGAACGGATGCGAGAACGACAGCGTCAATGCGACGCTGCGCCCGTCTTCCTGGCTGATCATGGGGTCGGACGGAATGATCATCCCGTAATGCGCGACCGCGGGCGAGACGAGAGCCGCCCAGGCCAGGAGGGCGGAGAGGATTTTTCGGGACATGACGCTACTCTCTTTTCCGTTCGGTGTCTGTCAGCTTCCGAGGGTTAGCAGCCAGCCGACCCAGGCATTTGCGTTGTGCCGCACGACTAGCGCTGCTGCAATGGCTATCACCAACGACGCGCAAAGTATCATGAGGGTCTCTGCCGCCAAGAGCTGAAGGACCATGCCGCGTCGCGCCCCAAGCTTGACGGCGGTTTCGACCTCACGTGCCCTCAGCCGGAAGGACAGGAAGATCGCAAGGCCGAGCGCCGCAAGCGCTGCAAGCGCGATAATGCCCGTCACGACGTCGAGCACCGCGCGGATCCGGAAGATCCGGTCGACAAGGCCCTGGACGACCTGCGCGGGCTGAAGCAGCTGAGACGTGCCATCGGGATCCAGGTAGCGTCCCCGCAGGATCGTCGCCGATCGCACGTCCGGCGGCACGACAACGACAGCGGAGACCGGGTAGTCGTCTGCGTCACCGTGAAAATGAAAGCTGTCGATGTTCTCCGGCGTTATGCGCTGATACTGAACGATGCTTGCCGCCGCCGTGACATCCGCGCCGGCCTCGAGGTCGGCGGCGCTGACCACATCCTCGTGCCCGTGGCCAATCCCCGAGATGACCCACGTGGTCTTGAGGTCCACAAAGACGGCTTCATCGTCCGGCGTGTTGGTCGGCGCGAGGATGCCGACGACCGGCATCTCGAGTGGATAGACGCCGGCCAGGTCGAAGAGATTCTGCGGTGCCGAGACCAGCGTGTCGCCGATTGCAAGATCCAACTTACGGGCAACGGTCGCGCCTACCACGGCCTCGCCCAGTACCGCCAGACCGCGACCCTCTTCCACGGTCAGGCCCCGAAAGTCGAAATAGTCGAGCGACGTGCCGATTATGCGGAACCCGTTCGTTTCAAATGCCGTGTGTAGAGGAATTGGTGTGGCAAGGCCGCTGTCCCAGACAGCCTCCGCTTCGGCCATGGGCAGGGCGTCCGGCCGATCGTCGGAGAAGTAAAGCGCCGCCATGGTCAGATCGAGCGCGCTACCCCGGCGACCGAGCAAGAGCGGCGTCGCTTCGGCCCGGGCGGTCAGGGAGGCTTCGCTCTCGGCCAGCAGGATGCGCGTTGCAAGCGGCACGACGAGGATCAGCGCCAACACCAGCACAAGGACAAGGCTTTGAACCCGGTGGTAACGGAGGTAGGCGAAGGCAAGGAACGCGGCGTTCATGCCGTGGCCTCGGCCCGGAACGACGCGAAATCGATGACCCGATCGAAGCGAGGCAACAAAGCGTGATCGTG is a window encoding:
- a CDS encoding DUF4198 domain-containing protein, giving the protein MSRKILSALLAWAALVSPAVAHYGMIIPSDPMISQEDGRSVALTLSFSHPFEGDGMVLERPAAFSVTHGGETTDLLGTLEKASVMEEPGFTLEYRLERPGTYVFAMEPQPYWEPGEDAFIIHYTKTYVTAYGDDEGWDSELGLKTEIVPLSKPFGLWEHNVFQGIVKLDGKPVPYAEVEVEFYNETAGATAPDELMITQTVKADGNGVFTYAPPASGWWGFAALNTADYTLPQNGEDKAVELGAVIWVHFEPWTGR
- a CDS encoding ABC transporter permease, producing the protein MNAAFLAFAYLRYHRVQSLVLVLVLALILVVPLATRILLAESEASLTARAEATPLLLGRRGSALDLTMAALYFSDDRPDALPMAEAEAVWDSGLATPIPLHTAFETNGFRIIGTSLDYFDFRGLTVEEGRGLAVLGEAVVGATVARKLDLAIGDTLVSAPQNLFDLAGVYPLEMPVVGILAPTNTPDDEAVFVDLKTTWVISGIGHGHEDVVSAADLEAGADVTAAASIVQYQRITPENIDSFHFHGDADDYPVSAVVVVPPDVRSATILRGRYLDPDGTSQLLQPAQVVQGLVDRIFRIRAVLDVVTGIIALAALAALGLAIFLSFRLRAREVETAVKLGARRGMVLQLLAAETLMILCASLVIAIAAALVVRHNANAWVGWLLTLGS